In Besnoitia besnoiti strain Bb-Ger1 chromosome I, whole genome shotgun sequence, the genomic window GACTCTGAAACCCGAAACAAGGCTAGAACGCGATgacctctcttctctgtatCCACTACACGAAATTATAGACGCCTCGAGAGCAATGTGCACCGTAATCCCAGTTGCGTACCGGGATGGGTGGGAACGCAGGGGGCCCAGAGGCGACTCTGTGTACCTTCAGGTAAGTTCGCGAGTACGTGTATCCACACATTTTTGCATCATTGTGAGTTGCTGCCTTTGTAGGTGTTGAACACGAATCCGGTCTTGGAGGCCTTCGGGAACGCAAAGACATGCCAGAATGACAACTCGAGCCGCTTCGGGAAGTTTACTCTGATTTACTTCgagccgcgctcgcagcgAATCTCTTCGGCGTGTCTGCACACGTATCTGTTGGAGACGTGCCGGCTAGTGAGGCACTCGTCTGCGGAGCGGAATTTCCACGTTTTTTACCAACTTGTtgacggcgcggccgcgtgccTGTCGCCCGCGTTCGTGACGgagctgcttctctcgccctcttcgtcgaCCGCCTCGTTCGCCTACCTCATCCCACAGAGGAGCGGGCgtcgcgaggagacagcgggtCCGGATGGGGGACTGGCTGGTGAGGCCTTCGCAGCAGACGTCCTCGATaagaagaagaacgcgagCGAATTCCGCGAGCTCCTCTCGTGCTTCACGCACCTCGGATTCACCCAGGATGAACAAGAAAATgtcctgcgcgtcctcgctgccaTTCTCCACCTCGGCAACCTCCGCTTCAAAGACATGCCTGGAGGCGTCGGACCCCGAGTCCTCGAgtccgacgacgaggacgagcagggcgacgcggaaagcGAATCCGATGACGAAGAAGATCCGGAGGAAGACAGGGAAAAAAGCAAGGTGGAGGCGATTGCGAGGCTGCTGTGCATCGACGCCGAGGATCTCGCAGAGTTCTTCCGCGTCCAGCGGTTTGTTGATCCAGTCACCAGGCAGGTGAGACGACAACGtgaactcgcgcgcgcgacctcgTGTGATCTCTTCCCTCTCGTGCCTTAGGTGGCTGTGCTCTCCTTGACTTCATTCATCGCCCTTCCCTCACCGTTCTATTCATCGTGACTGTGTCAGCGTTGTCGTTTCTGTTCCCGTTGTTCATCGCCTTGTCTGCCTCTTTCTTAGATTCCTctttcgcggcgctggctgGGGCGCCATTGTCGCTGATTTCTACGCTTTGAGGTGTTTTCTTGATCCCTTTCCCGACCGTCGTTTCCCTTTTTCCCTCGCGCAACTGAGAGACTACTGTCGCGGtccccctcccctctctctcgcatgTCTATCGTACCCTCCCAAGGCACCCGTGACAGGGATTATCTCTGCGGTTTCAGTTGCCTGTTTGTTTTCGCGGATCGGTTTCTGATTTGCACTTTTGCCCCGTGTGTACCCCAGGATCTCCACCTGCCGCGCACCGccgagaaggccgcagaggtTCGCGATATGCTGGCGAAGTTCGTGTACAACAGGTTGTTCAGTTGGCTGGTTTGTCGCCTCAACCGAGCCGTGGAGGACTCCGGCCTCAGAgactcctctccgtcgcttcacgtcccgccctcgcctttcagcgtctcctcggctcGCGAGAACGTGCCGCCATCGCCGAGTGGCGCGTGGGACGGCAGGAGCAAGTTTGCGCGGCTgtcgtcgctggcgccgggcttgagaggcgccgcggagggggagCCCAGACTGTTCATCGGCTTACTGGATATCTACGGCTTCGAGGTCTTTGAGGAGAACTCTTTTGAGCAGCTCTGCATCAACTACGCGAacgagaagctgcagcagcacttTAACCACCATATCTTCTCCCTCGAGCAGGTGCGCACCAGAGACGATGGAAAGCAGACAAACGCGCGGGGAACGAGACAGCGGATTGACTCGTTCTGGCTCTCTCTCGGGCTCTCTAGCTTCTCTTTCCACGCATACACGCGCCGACGGAGGACGCCCCCtgtgttttctgcgtttccgcTCAGGCCGCGTACGCCGCCGAAGGGATTGCGTGGGAGCAGATTCCGTTCACCGACAACGAGGCCGTGATTGACGGCCTCGAGCGCAAAGTGACCGGTCTGTTTGCGCTGCTGGACTCGGAGAACATCATGCCCAAGGCAACCGACCGCTCGTTCCTCAGAAAAATCATCGCGCAGGACCAGGGCGACCTCGCGCCCATTCAGTCGCCTGCAAACAAACTCAAAGAGGCGACTCACTTCAAAATCGTGCACTACGCAGGTAAAGCGGTCTCTCCTTTCGCTTTCTCAGTGGTGGAGGTGGAGGCACATGCCGACACGGAGAAATCCTACCGTGTCTGTGCGAATTTGCGGCTGAATCTAAAATCCACGCATACATTTTGTGCCGTGATGACGACGCGGGCAagcgcgcgtcttcgtgaAAGAGTTTTGGGGTAAAATATGTAGGGTTCTCCGGCTACAGAAGTGTAAATGCAAGTCGGCTTCGGTTTTTCTTTGAGGACTACGACTCCGAAGGTATGCAGAACGCACCTGGACGAGATGAGCAGGAGTGACCTGGCACGGGGTCTGAATCTATGCGCGGTTTCCGCCTGCGTGTGAAGGACAGGCGTCAGAGTCCCCCGGTGTGTCGAGCGAGGAAACACGCCCTACTACCTGCGATTGCTTGTtttgtctttctctcgccCTGCCAGGGGCGCCCCTTTTGTGCCTTCTCGCTGCCGGGAGCCTGCAAAGACTGCTCGTGcagtctctccgcgcggtggctggccttcttctcgtttGCAAGTCCCCCTCGACGTGTCCTGTCTGCTTGGTTCAGGCCCGGTTGAGTACAGCGTCGACGGTTTCTTGGAGAAGAACAGAAGTTCGTGCAGCCGCGAGATCGCAGATTTGATACGGACAACAGGCTCGCCTTGCCTGGAGGAGTCTTCGACCCTGTCGCTGCGCGAAGACGACCTGCGGCACTTCTCCTCCACCTCCACGACCTCCTTAGGCCGCGGCGTGTCGACAGGCTTCGACGGGGCTGTGGGCACCTCGCGGAGACTGAAACAatctgtctctgcggtcTTCAAGTAAGCTCAATATCCGCGTCTCAACGCCTCATGGGGGCGTCTTTCAACTCCTGTCGCGACCGTGTAAAAAAACACGCACTTCTCCCTTTAACTCTGCTTTATGCGGCTGGCTGATGGCGTGTCTCCGCAGGCACACGGGGAAGCGCAGAGGGGGCACGGCGTAGTTCCACGTAGATGTAGGGCGGGCAGATGGCCAGATGCGCCGCGCTGTCTGTGTTTGAGTCTAtcgggcgctggcggagcgGACTCGTCTGTCTCCAGCACTGGTTTTTCTGGCTTGGTCGCCGTCGACGTCCTCCGTGTGGGTGCCTCCTGGCTGCAGAGAACAAGTACGGGGGCTGCTCAGCACGATTGCAGCTACCGACCCGTTCTACGTTCGATGCATCAAGCCGGCTGCCGAGAAGGGGCGACGATTCTTTGACGCGGCGGACGTCCTCAGGTCGGGAAACCCAAAAATACGTAACACTGCACGCTTCTAGCCAGCAGGAACAGGCCTCCTGGAGCTGGGCAGAATGCCGCACAGCCAAGCGTGTGCCTGGTGGCAGGGCGGGGAGTGGCCGTGAGCCTTAAACCGTCGACTCAGTTTGAGATGAGAGCGTCTCTTATTTCCGCTTTGATGTCACGCTCGTAGCGTACAGGCGCACGCCGACATGGCAAGGAATGGATCGAGTCCCACTAGTTGTCCAGCGCCCTAACCTCCGAAGCGCTCTATATATTcacatgtgtatatgtatatataggtgTGTACAGGTGTGTGTGCCGGGACTGCATGTCCTCCTGGAGGCCTTCGGAACTGCTCTGCCATGCGGATGAgggcgtcgtcctctcgtTGCGCACTTTGATCTTTTCGAACCCCGACTGGCGTGCGTGGTTTTCAGGCAGCTGCGATGCGCGGGCGTGTTGGAGACTGTGCGGATTCGCCGCGACGGGTACCCCGTTCGCCTGCCGTTTGCAGGTTTCCTGGGGCTGTTTTCTTGCCTGGCCTCAGAGGCGCAGCTCTCcgaggccgcctcggcgtcgccctcgcccgcagcagcggccgcattGCGCAGCGGGAGCAGGGACGGAGAGACAGGCAAAAACCGCGAAGCGTTTGTGGGAAACTCCGCCCAGCAGACtcagcgcgaccgcgccctGTGCGAAAACCTGCTTCAAGCCCTGACCCTGAAACTCGCCGGGGATGGCGTCCTCGCTGACCACGCCGCCGGCTGGCAAGTCGGCAAAACAAAGGTGAGTGGGAGGGGGAGAATTTGAATGGAACCAAGCAAACAGCGACGACTCGCAAATTTTGCGTCACCTGTTCGGTTCTGAACGCATTTGGCTGAAACAGAgtgtgcgcctgcggaagCTTCTGCGGAGCCCCCGCCTCAGTGTTTAGGGTTCGAGAGTCTTGCCGTAAATAAGGTGCCGAGTTGCAGGCAGGGTGTGTTACATTTTGATGAGCTGCTTGACGCggcataaatatatacaaatataaatatattcATGCTTTAAGCGAAAACGCGTTTTCGGGTTCAGGTTTTCCTCAAAAAGCCACTCGTGGACGCTCTCGACCGAGTCGCGGCCCAGttccgcttccgcgcggccACCTGCATCTCCAGGCACTTCCGCGGGTGAGAAAAACGGCAGACGACGAAAATACGACAAATGTGTCGCCTCGGGGAGGCTGCGGGGTTGTCACAGAAGGCTGGATGGCGCACTTCTGCATCGTGTTTGTCTTATGGACAAAGACGCACAAGCAGATGTTCAAAAAGCAATAGAACTCCGGGTTGCATACTTTCTGGCGTGCCCCCAAATTCGAAGAGGGCTGCTTGTCATGCGCTACTAACACTACCCGGTCAAGGTGTGGGTTGGTTCGTATTGCCAGCTGTGTGCGGCGGACGAAAGCGCACGCGGCTTCGTTTGCGGTTGTTTCCcattttctctcttctttgtGAAGCTTTTCTTGCCCTTGCTGGCTCTGTTTGCTTTGCTGCGTTGCCTCGTGCTTCTTTTGGCGCGGTTACGCTCGGGCTTGTCTCCTCATTTGTGTGCGCCCGTCTCTGTCTGCTTGCGTGGCGTGCGCGCTTCGCAGGTTCGTTGAGCGGCGCCGCTacctgcagacgcgagcgacaATTCTGCGGCTCCAAAgtcgcttccgcggcgtcctgcgcttccgccgcctcgttcgCGAATTCcacgagaggaaggagcggcagcgccaggcgctcgctgcggagagccccgaggagacgcctgagccacgcgaggaggctgcggagcgagacgcgacggCAACGAACGCAGGAGACCTGCAAGGAGCCCTGTGTGCGCCGGAGTGTGGCGAGCCGTGCACAATCAGAGGAGATGCAtccgaggcagacgaggagatTGAACCAGCGCAGCGTGAAcaagaggcagcggcgcgggcgaggagcctAGTAAGCGTGGGCGGGCGACCTGAGAGCGTCTCGAAGGccacgcagcaggcgaggggggagggcagacgccgccggcagacgcgagagggTGTGAGTGAGTCGAGctctgcagaggaaagcgagaCAGGGCTTTACGAGCGAAaactgcggcaggcgcggcggcgcgcctcgagacGACACGCCTCGAGGTCGCAGAACGAGGACGACCTCTCTGCTGAGGACGACGGAGTCTCTGAGCGAGGTGCGAGAgccaagagagagagatgccaGGTCGCAACCGCCTCCGAGCTCCTGGAggaaagacgaagaagccaaACCTCGACCTGCCGCCTTCGATCGACTTCTTCGGCGGACATCGCTTGgtcctgcctcgcgcgttcGCGAAAATCCAAGCACCGGAGCGACAAACACCTGCGCAGAGCTCTGCTCGACCTTCTCCTCGCGACTGACGATCGCAGCGAatcgtcttcggcgtccgACGCCGAAGAGCTGCGCCGATACTTGCGCCGCCGGGACGCGCAGGTACTCGCGCGAGCCGCTTTCAGCTttctcgcgcagcgacgcatgcCTTCCGTATCTCGCAGCAAAAGCTTCCCACCCGCGAGCCCTCTAAAACGCCTCGTGGAGCTTTCTTCGCTGCAGTGGGGGAGTGTGTTGCATTCGCAGTGGAgagcgcagctgcgggaCGGGGAAATCAGGCATGCGAAGATccgcctttttttctcttcgccccTTCCGTTGAGTctctcgacggcggcgagggcatGCATACCGGCTGCTTCGATCTTTCGAGTCGAAACCGGAGGAGAACAGGGCGGGGTGGGGGTGGGGTGTATGGGGGGGGAACGTAGGggaagctgcgcgccttAATTGGTgctgcattgatataattatcgtacaagcactccGCTAGTTTTTTAGAGACACTCACaagcccaaaaccataacttcgtaatctcagTGGTTTGAGATAGCACCATAACACAGTGATCTTTACGCAGTTCAATCCTGTATTATAGGTTtcagtagactcatgtcccTGTCGTTTAAAgaaatctattaatgcttgtcgAGTTCGTTGTATCGGGGACTAGTCGTTCGCGTCTGGGCTCCGGATCGAGGCCTTAGGCCGTCGCCGGAGGGCAATGGCAAACTCGTTCGTTCTAGAGCTTTCATTTTGTGTTTCGGTGTTGTCGCTTTCAGgtcgctgcgaggcgacggctgaACGGCAGCGGGGGCGTGCTCGAGGATCTCGCGGCGTTGGAGACGCGCCTGGACGCGATGGAGGACACCGTGACGAAGCTGTTTGCactcgacgcggcgacgcagggcgcgcgcgatCACCGTGCCAAAGAGGTGAGAGAAAATGCGAGACATGAAGGTGGAGTATGATGTGGCGCATCGCAGAGGGAGACAAAACAGGACGTGAGACGCTTCAAGCGGAAGGGGGCTTTTCCAGTGGGTAGGTGTACGCCTCCAGGGCGTCTCTTGCTCGCGAGTCAGTTTTCAGGATTTTTGGCGCACGTAGCCAACCTTCTGTTGCTTGCTTTTCTCTTTCGGGGCTCGCTCAGGCTCGCCCAAACGACGGGATGCAGCGCGCCctgggcgaggcgctggcgctgttGGCGCAGAAGTACCTGAAGCTCGAAGGCAATCTAAGgaagctgcgcgggcgcAAGGTGGCGACCGCTGCTCccgcaggcccgcgagaAGCATCTCGCTTTGTTTCTTCCAACAGCCAACTCCCAGCCGAGGCTGCTAAAGATGTAAGCAGACGAAAGAGATAGGGAGGGAGGGCATCTCAGAAGGGCAGGAGCGCTGAGAGAGTGGGAGCTTCTGGCCACGATCACCCGGGACCTGACGGGTTGTTTGCAGTGCCCAACAGAGCCACAAAGCTTTTCGAATTTTTTCCAGCGCCTTCAGCTGTTGAAACAGAGACGTCTCATCGTTTTGTTGTGCTCGGTGATTCGGTCGATCCTTGCGTTAAGCCCTGATGTTTGCTGCAATTTTTTGTGGTCTGTTGTCGTCTGGGCGAGAATAGAGGAGAGAATCGGATGAGCCACTTGCGGATGCGGGTGATTCGGCGCCTTTCTGAGACGACCTGTGCACCCCTtgtctgcgtccgcgccgcacgATGTGTTCGTGGATCTACTCGTAAGTATGCATTCGCgttcgcgtctcttcgctttcgtctgcttcttcagcctGACCCAGCCTTGGGAGCGGCTTCGCGTGACGTCTCGCGGCTCCTTTCGTCCGTCCTGCTGtcagacgcgcagcagcgcgaagtCGAGCGCTACCTACTGTCGGTGTCCGCGACGCGCCAGGCGTCTTCgggctcttctcgctcggtCTCGTCGCAgcaggacgacggcgccaagggtctctgcgtcctcctcgctctcggctTCCACGAGTTCCTCCACTCCTCGCTCTCAGGGCACGCGGACTTCCGCATGCTGCCCGCGATCTACGCCCTCTCCCCATgcaacgccgccgcgaaggcgcggcgccagcgcagcgggTCGCGCCAGAAGGCCGCAgaaggagagcggagagccgcggagaggagcgacAGGTGGTTTACGCGtgaagagaaggcgagctcgcggcgagctttgcagccagccgccgaggcaacgcgcgaagaggaggaggaggccgccgcgtgtGCGGCCCTTGCGCAGCAGATCACCGCTCTGCGGGAGATGCGTGCtcaagaggaggagagccagagggaagcgagcaggcgcagccACGACCCCCCGAGTGAGTACTTTGAGGCGCACGAAGACCTCGAcgccctctctcgccgtccctccgccgcggagcgtcgcgcgccgagtCGAGGcccgcatgcggcgcgcctcctcgcgcccgaAGATTTCcccgcgagcgaggacgccTGGAATACgcgtgctgcggaggcgacgggctTCTGGACTCGGCTCTTCAGGCGGCTTCGCGGGTCGCCCGTCTCCACTGTCTCTGatgacgaaggcgacggcagcggcgaggatgAAGACGCGCGCAAGATGACCGACAAGGCGTCCCCCACGGAGCTTCTCGTGTACCGCGGGCAGTCACCAGAGCGAGAAACATCTCGAGTGGTGCAGGGCGAGGACACGCTCGACAGgtgaggaaggagaggatcatgagagggagagggcgcgtATCTCCAAAGGTGCGTGCGCGCGAGAAAACCTGACGTTCGGCCGTGCATCCGAGCATTCTAACGCGTGCGAGGACTGCAGAATGAAGGCATTCTTGTGTTGCACCTCCTGGCTGGGATTTCCATCAGTCGCCGCGTTTCTTGTGTGTGGGTGTTGCCTCTTCAGAGTCCCTATCCGTAACGACACGCGCGACACCAGCTTTGTCACCGCCGCAGTACGTTCCCGCGCGTCTCTTTCGTCAAAAATGTCTGGAGGACCCGTGCACGAGCGAGCATATGCC contains:
- a CDS encoding myosin I (encoded by transcript BESB_010290), with product METESSCSALPSLDPFALANRLPGDENFPRGCLTRLATANEDHTTTPADLLGSWFWVEHPTKLWTVARLAEIRAGGENGADGLQANADATCVVEFQDGGFAEMRLSDLRGSVDSPSLLRGVDDLLSLGELTEASLLHSLRTRFFRREIYTAIGTHILVSINPCEPLPSLFDKVAMEACRKAAAAQQLACDLQQGAGPAPGDRSRGEEAAVSGCEGAPGCEDAASFEEVNKPHIFTTAQHAHTRLFREGRSQSIITSGESGSGKTEGTKLILRYLAHLKPLSDAWADEGSQQPISLEERVLNTNPVLEAFGNAKTCQNDNSSRFGKFTLIYFEPRSQRISSACLHTYLLETCRLVRHSSAERNFHVFYQLVDGAAACLSPAFVTELLLSPSSSTASFAYLIPQRSGRREETAGPDGGLAGEAFAADVLDKKKNASEFRELLSCFTHLGFTQDEQENVLRVLAAILHLGNLRFKDMPGGVGPRVLESDDEDEQGDAESESDDEEDPEEDREKSKVEAIARLLCIDAEDLAEFFRVQRFVDPVTRQDLHLPRTAEKAAEVRDMLAKFVYNRLFSWLVCRLNRAVEDSGLRDSSPSLHVPPSPFSVSSARENVPPSPSGAWDGRSKFARLSSLAPGLRGAAEGEPRLFIGLLDIYGFEVFEENSFEQLCINYANEKLQQHFNHHIFSLEQAAYAAEGIAWEQIPFTDNEAVIDGLERKVTGLFALLDSENIMPKATDRSFLRKIIAQDQGDLAPIQSPANKLKEATHFKIVHYAGPVEYSVDGFLEKNRSSCSREIADLIRTTGSPCLEESSTLSLREDDLRHFSSTSTTSLGRGVSTGFDGAVGTSRRLKQSVSAVFKEQVRGLLSTIAATDPFYVRCIKPAAEKGRRFFDAADVLRQLRCAGVLETVRIRRDGYPVRLPFAGFLGLFSCLASEAQLSEAASASPSPAAAAALRSGSRDGETGKNREAFVGNSAQQTQRDRALCENLLQALTLKLAGDGVLADHAAGWQVGKTKVFLKKPLVDALDRVAAQFRFRAATCISRHFRGFVERRRYLQTRATILRLQSRFRGVLRFRRLVREFHERKERQRQALAAESPEETPEPREEAAERDATATNAGDLQGALCAPECGEPCTIRGDASEADEEIEPAQREQEAAARARSLVSVGGRPESVSKATQQARGEGRRRRQTREGVSESSSAEESETGLYERKLRQARRRASRRHASRSQNEDDLSAEDDGVSERGARAKRERCQVATASELLEERRRSQTSTCRLRSTSSADIAWSCLARSRKSKHRSDKHLRRALLDLLLATDDRSESSSASDAEELRRYLRRRDAQVAARRRLNGSGGVLEDLAALETRLDAMEDTVTKLFALDAATQGARDHRAKEARPNDGMQRALGEALALLAQKYLKLEGNLRKLRGRKVATAAPAGPREASRFVSSNSQLPAEAAKDPDPALGAASRDVSRLLSSVLLSDAQQREVERYLLSVSATRQASSGSSRSVSSQQDDGAKGLCVLLALGFHEFLHSSLSGHADFRMLPAIYALSPCNAAAKARRQRSGSRQKAAEGERRAAERSDRWFTREEKASSRRALQPAAEATREEEEEAAACAALAQQITALREMRAQEEESQREASRRSHDPPSEYFEAHEDLDALSRRPSAAERRAPSRGPHAARLLAPEDFPASEDAWNTRAAEATGFWTRLFRRLRGSPVSTVSDDEGDGSGEDEDARKMTDKASPTELLVYRGQSPERETSRVVQGEDTLDRVPIRNDTRDTSFVTAAGPHVRPDAAGDSIATREEFDQLRGKVDTLQQSIGRCCDLLEDLKAHFLKGTDAQSQLQNWSTMGTMPSGHFGCLEKSQSDSQIGNMFKGTESAAYAAGITSVRGTDTMINTSPADSLGTTVTAESPKCTVLSAVGGKNVGTDLFPHPDALAKRIGEQSVCSGDNRALSAGNEGALGWGQSKGVGAEFQAAS